The Lacipirellula parvula genome window below encodes:
- a CDS encoding DUF5107 domain-containing protein — protein sequence MPENFNSCDVRAWREQVAIPTYAVGEPELNPCFLEKRVYQGSSGAVYPYPVIESVSNEKRLRTYDAIFLENQYLKIMILPELGGRVQMALDKTNDYHFVYYNRVIKPALVGLAGPWISGGIEFNWPQHHRPSTFHPVDAQIVQNDDGSSTVWCSEIDRMAGTKGMHGLTLHPDKAYLEVRVRLFNRTSLPQTFLWWANPAVQANDDHQSVFPPDVTAVMDHGKRDVSKFPIATGTYYKVDYSPGTDISRYRNIPVPTSFMAYRSDYDFVGSYDHGRQAGLLHVASHHIAPGKKQWTWGCGEFGRAWDRQLTDEDGPYVELMCGAFTDNQPDFSWLAPGEEKSFSQYFMPYKGVGLVKNATVDAAVGLERAGDIATVRVYATAIFLQARLVLHRGSTTLIDERVDLSPWAYREFSAVTSADATAPLNAAVYDQAGRKLVCYSPQPIDASVPASAIAIESPRALDSVEALYLAGVHLEQYRHPTRDPEGYYREGLRREPTDIRCNIGLGKLLLRRGLYSDATNVFRAAIRQATHHNPNPADGEAFYLLGLTLVAQGEHQLAESAFYKATWNAEQKAPAYFQLARLAMRRRQWLEARELLQECLANNQRHHQAIHLLVVALRHLGESAAAAELAAEGLGREPFNVGVRYEMENALPELCGDYQYACQSEHGLVELAHDYAHAGLYVDAAGVLTKYLESTHDRFHSAMTLYHAARYSQFASNTAPADALRKRASDVPRSGFFPHTLEDLAALEWVVTERDSDFRAWCDLGNLLYSKRRYEEAISCWERSAVGSDQQNLRRISRRRAAIWRSPISTSDAIISLRRHRSPKHSN from the coding sequence ATGCCTGAGAACTTTAACTCCTGCGATGTCCGAGCCTGGCGCGAGCAGGTGGCGATCCCGACCTATGCCGTTGGCGAGCCGGAGTTGAACCCCTGCTTTCTGGAGAAACGTGTCTACCAGGGCAGCAGCGGGGCGGTCTACCCCTACCCGGTGATCGAATCCGTTTCGAATGAAAAGCGCCTTCGCACATACGACGCGATCTTCCTGGAAAACCAGTACCTGAAGATCATGATTTTGCCGGAACTCGGGGGCCGCGTGCAGATGGCGCTCGACAAGACGAACGACTACCACTTCGTCTACTACAACCGCGTGATCAAGCCGGCGCTGGTCGGATTGGCGGGTCCATGGATCAGCGGCGGCATCGAATTCAATTGGCCGCAGCACCATCGTCCGAGCACCTTCCATCCGGTCGATGCTCAGATCGTGCAGAATGATGACGGGTCGTCGACCGTTTGGTGCAGCGAAATTGACCGCATGGCCGGCACGAAGGGAATGCACGGGCTCACCTTGCATCCTGATAAGGCCTACTTGGAAGTGCGCGTTCGCCTGTTCAATCGAACCTCGTTGCCGCAGACGTTTCTGTGGTGGGCGAATCCTGCCGTGCAGGCGAACGACGATCATCAGTCCGTGTTTCCGCCTGACGTGACGGCGGTGATGGATCACGGCAAGCGAGACGTCAGCAAATTTCCGATCGCAACGGGCACCTACTACAAGGTTGACTACTCGCCGGGGACGGACATCAGCCGTTACCGCAACATCCCCGTGCCGACGTCGTTTATGGCGTATCGTTCCGACTACGATTTCGTCGGCTCATACGACCACGGACGGCAAGCAGGTTTGTTGCACGTGGCTAGCCACCACATCGCGCCTGGCAAAAAGCAATGGACGTGGGGCTGCGGGGAATTTGGCCGAGCCTGGGATCGTCAGCTCACCGACGAGGACGGACCCTACGTCGAACTGATGTGCGGCGCGTTCACCGACAATCAACCCGACTTCAGTTGGCTCGCTCCAGGCGAAGAAAAATCGTTCTCACAGTACTTCATGCCGTACAAAGGCGTCGGACTGGTTAAGAACGCAACGGTCGACGCTGCGGTCGGATTAGAACGAGCGGGCGATATTGCGACGGTGCGCGTGTACGCAACGGCAATATTTCTTCAGGCACGGCTCGTTTTGCACCGAGGCTCTACAACCCTGATTGACGAGCGCGTCGATCTCAGCCCGTGGGCTTATCGCGAATTCAGCGCCGTAACCTCGGCAGACGCAACAGCGCCGCTGAACGCGGCGGTCTACGATCAGGCGGGGAGGAAATTGGTTTGTTACTCGCCGCAACCGATCGATGCGAGCGTTCCAGCGTCGGCCATAGCCATCGAATCGCCGCGAGCACTTGATTCGGTTGAAGCCCTCTACCTGGCTGGAGTGCATCTCGAGCAGTATCGCCACCCGACGCGCGATCCGGAAGGCTACTATCGAGAAGGATTGCGGCGCGAGCCCACTGATATCCGCTGCAACATCGGGCTCGGGAAGTTGCTGTTACGGCGAGGGCTGTACAGCGATGCCACGAACGTTTTCCGAGCCGCTATTCGGCAGGCGACGCATCACAATCCGAATCCAGCTGACGGAGAAGCGTTCTATCTGCTGGGTCTGACGCTCGTCGCGCAGGGCGAACACCAGTTGGCCGAGAGCGCTTTTTACAAAGCGACTTGGAACGCCGAGCAGAAGGCGCCAGCCTACTTTCAGTTGGCGCGACTCGCTATGCGACGCCGCCAGTGGCTTGAAGCGCGTGAACTACTGCAGGAATGTCTTGCCAACAATCAGCGACATCACCAGGCAATCCATTTGCTCGTGGTTGCGTTACGACATCTTGGTGAAAGCGCCGCGGCGGCGGAACTCGCGGCTGAGGGACTAGGCCGCGAGCCATTCAATGTTGGCGTCCGTTACGAGATGGAGAACGCGCTGCCGGAATTATGCGGAGACTACCAATATGCCTGCCAATCCGAACATGGTCTCGTAGAGCTCGCGCATGACTACGCACATGCGGGGCTCTACGTCGATGCCGCGGGCGTTTTGACCAAGTATTTGGAAAGCACCCACGATCGATTCCATTCGGCCATGACGCTGTACCATGCCGCCCGCTACTCCCAGTTCGCTTCAAATACTGCGCCGGCGGACGCCTTGCGAAAGCGTGCAAGTGATGTTCCGCGCAGCGGATTCTTCCCTCACACGCTGGAAGATCTTGCCGCCCTCGAATGGGTCGTCACGGAACGCGACAGCGATTTCCGCGCCTGGTGCGACCTAGGCAACCTTCTTTACAGCAAACGACGCTACGAGGAAGCGATCAGCTGTTGGGAGCGATCAGCTGTTGGGAGCGATCAGCAGAACTTGCGTCGAATTTCGCGGCGCCGCGCCGCAATCTGGCGCTCGCCTATTTCAACAAGCGACGCGATCATTTCGCTGCGTCGGCATCGCTCACCGAAGCATTCCAATTGA